A window from Candidatus Nitrospira neomarina encodes these proteins:
- a CDS encoding FixH family protein: MLTHKSPPRWIIFGVVLCILMAGLFFFKESWWHVFQSAGKTTNDATPTDQPMPDMDTMSDRSSMEMETRQAYAMVTPARQQLIGVTTERVSMQSLQTVIRAVGKVAYDEERLTHINLRISGWIEDLFVDTTGQLVRKGQPLFTLYSQELVSAQEEYLLAMKANQQIQDSPLLETRHQTAQMVQSARDRLRHWTLTDGQVDDLARRGKPQTYVTIYSPVAGYVIDKQVFKGTLVKPEMTLYAIADLSTVWVEAEVFEYEMPFVHVGQEGILTLAAYPGETFRGEITFIYPYLNQEARTNTVRLVFKNPKLRLKPDMYGTVQIQVNRGSKLAVPEEAVLDSGIRQIVYVVRGEGMFEPRQVTLGPKVGGYYEVVEGLALDERIATSGTFLLDSESKLMASSNMMGALGMGGIQMEQAHMGKMDMGMDKAMTGSGMTPENKTPAGKSQKQAADLTLGFTTHPSPVHIGQNRIQVTVSNQQGTPVSPAQVQLTFTMPMPGMLPATVPMTAKAEGTYEATVNLGMAGQWDLTILIQRAGQPDIQETFSVIAGGGGMSGMPGMSGM, translated from the coding sequence ATGCTCACGCACAAATCACCACCACGCTGGATCATCTTCGGAGTTGTGCTCTGTATCCTGATGGCAGGCCTGTTCTTTTTCAAAGAATCCTGGTGGCATGTCTTTCAATCAGCGGGAAAGACCACGAACGATGCCACGCCTACCGACCAACCCATGCCGGACATGGATACCATGAGCGACCGTTCTTCCATGGAAATGGAAACTCGCCAGGCCTATGCCATGGTGACTCCGGCACGGCAACAATTGATTGGCGTCACCACAGAGCGGGTCAGCATGCAATCGCTCCAGACGGTGATCCGTGCCGTGGGGAAGGTGGCCTATGACGAGGAACGTCTCACCCATATCAATCTTCGCATTTCGGGTTGGATTGAGGATCTCTTTGTGGATACCACAGGCCAGCTTGTTCGAAAAGGGCAGCCCTTGTTCACCCTCTACAGCCAGGAACTTGTGTCGGCGCAGGAGGAATATCTGCTTGCGATGAAAGCCAACCAGCAGATTCAGGATAGCCCTCTTCTCGAAACCCGGCATCAGACGGCACAAATGGTCCAGTCTGCACGCGACCGTCTCCGGCATTGGACATTGACGGATGGGCAGGTTGATGACTTAGCGCGTCGTGGCAAACCGCAGACCTATGTCACAATCTATTCCCCTGTCGCCGGGTACGTGATTGACAAGCAGGTCTTTAAAGGCACGTTGGTGAAACCCGAGATGACCCTCTATGCCATTGCCGACCTGTCTACCGTGTGGGTGGAGGCGGAAGTCTTTGAGTATGAAATGCCTTTCGTCCACGTGGGGCAAGAGGGAATCCTGACCCTGGCGGCCTATCCTGGAGAAACCTTTCGAGGAGAAATTACCTTTATCTATCCCTACCTCAACCAGGAGGCCCGAACCAACACCGTTCGGCTGGTGTTCAAGAATCCGAAGCTGCGGCTGAAACCGGACATGTATGGGACTGTTCAGATTCAGGTGAATCGCGGAAGCAAGCTTGCTGTTCCTGAGGAAGCGGTGCTCGACTCCGGGATACGACAGATCGTCTATGTAGTCCGGGGAGAGGGCATGTTTGAACCACGGCAAGTCACCCTTGGTCCGAAAGTCGGCGGCTACTATGAAGTCGTCGAGGGTCTGGCTCTGGACGAACGGATCGCCACGTCCGGCACGTTTCTCCTCGATTCGGAAAGCAAGCTCATGGCGAGCTCGAACATGATGGGCGCGCTTGGGATGGGAGGAATACAAATGGAGCAGGCGCACATGGGCAAGATGGATATGGGAATGGATAAGGCCATGACAGGATCAGGAATGACGCCGGAGAATAAAACACCGGCAGGAAAGAGTCAGAAGCAGGCCGCTGATCTCACGCTGGGCTTTACAACCCATCCCTCGCCCGTACACATAGGGCAAAACCGGATACAGGTGACGGTCTCCAATCAACAAGGCACACCGGTCTCCCCTGCGCAGGTTCAACTCACCTTCACCATGCCGATGCCCGGCATGCTACCGGCTACGGTTCCGATGACAGCAAAAGCGGAAGGCACCTATGAAGCCACGGT